Below is a genomic region from Rhizobium sp. 007.
ACTGTCTTCCCCCGTCGACAGGATGGCCTTCAGTCCCTCGACGGCATTGGTGAACGTCGCGCCGAGACCTGCCGACAAGAAGCGCCCAGCCTCATCGACGAAGGAAAGCTCACAAGGCTGACCGCCTTCCATGTCGGTGACGGTCACGTGGTCAGCGACCTCGACGCGCACGACCAACGAGCCGCCGCCCTTGACGCGGTAGCGCTCCGTGCCCTGCGGCAGCGCTTGAATGCCCCGATAGCGGACGATGCTCGGGGACGCCGGCCGCACCCCGGTCATCGCCGGATGGAGATCTCGCATTTGACCCTCATGGGGTTGGAAGCGCGCTTTCGCCCGCCAAAGAACGTTACAAAATGCCGTCGGAAAGTAAACCCATATTGACTAAAAAGAAAATATCTTCACTATGCATCAAGGGTCAAAGCTCAGAATCCGTGCGGGAACGCGGATCGCCAAAAAACCAGGCTGGCCCCGGAAATACCGGGAGAGGCACGTTCAGGGAGACGCACGAAGAGACGTCCGGAACAATCGAATGGGGAACTTCAGCAATGACAGACGTAGTGGACGCCGGGATTTCGGCCGGCACCGAAGGTAAGCTTATACGTGCCCTCGACTGGAAGGGTGCATTCTGGGTGGCTGCGGGAGTGCCGCCACTCGTCCTTTTCTCCATCGGCGGCATTGCAGGCACGACAGGCAAGCTCGCCTTTGTCGTCTGGATCATTTCCATGATCATGGGCTTCCTGCAATCCTTCACCTATGCAGAGATTGCCGGCATGTTCGGCAATAAATCCGGCGGCGCCTCCGTTTATGGCGCGACCGCCTGGCTGCGATATTCGAAGTTCATTGCGCCGCTTTCGGTCTGGTGCAACTGGTTTGCCTGGTCGCCGGTGCTTTCGCTCGGTTGCGCCATCGCCGCCGGTTATATTCTCAATGCATTTTTTCCGATTCCGGCAGCTGACTCGCAAGCAGCCCTCGACTGGATTGCCGCGCATGCCGCTTCGATCACGGCCGATAGCCCGCGCGTCGCAGAATACATAACAGCCCATGCCGGCACGACGCCGGACGATGCCATCAAAGCCTTGCTGAGCACGGATGCGGTAGCGGCGCTGACGCCGGCGGTCCGCAATTGGTCACTCGCAAGCTTCGGCATTCCGTTCCTCGCTACCGCCAACATCAACGCCACTTTCTTCATCGGCGGCATCCTGATGCTGATCATCTTCGCCATCCAGCATCGCGGCATCTCGGAAACCGCAAGCGTGCAGAAGTGGCTGGCGATCATCGTGCTCGTGCCGCTGCTTTTGATCGGCATCTACCCTATCCTCAGCGGTCAGATCGTTGCTGCGAACGTCACGGGCCTCCTTCCGCCGACGGCGGCATATTCAGATGTGGACGGTACATGGAGCATCGGCGGCTGGACACTCTTCCTTGGCGGCCTCTATATCGCCGCTTGGTCTACTTACGGCTTCGAAACGGCCGTCTGCTATACCCGGGAACTGAAGAACCCGAAGACCGATACTTTCAAGGCGATCTTCTATTCCGGACTGGCATGCTGCTTGTTCTTCTTCCTCGTGCCCTTCGCCTTCCAGGGTGTGCTCGGCCATGCCGGCATGCTGGCACCTGGAATCATCGACGGTACCGGTGTAGCGGAAGCCCTCGGTGGGTTGATCGGCGCGGGCCGCATTATCACCCAGCTTCTCGTCGTCCTGATGATCATGGCACTCTTCCTGGCGATCATGACGGCGATGGCGGGATCCTCACGCACGCTCTATCAGGGCGCCAAAGACGGCTGGCTGCCGAAATACCTCGACCATGTGAATGAGAACGGCGCGCCGACCCGTGCCATGTGGACGGACTTCGCCTTCAACCTCTTCCTTCTGGCGATCGCATCGGATGTCGGCGGCTACTTCTTCGTGCTCGCCGTCTCGAATGTCGGCTACATTATCTTCAACTTCCTCAACCTGAACTCCGGTTGGATCCATCGCATGGATTCCGGCCACATCGAACGTCCCTGGAAGGCGCCGAGCTGGCTGATCGGCCTTAACACGGTTCTCGCCTTCGTCAATGCCCTCTTCCTAGGCGCCGGCGCAAAGGTCTGGGGTTATGCCAACGCACTTTGGGTCGGCTTCGCCTTCGCCGCCGTCATCCTCCCGGTCTTTGCCTATCGCCATTATGTGCGGGACGGCGGCAAATTCCCTGCAGGAGCGATGGACGATCTGGGCCTGACAGGTCAGGACCTTGGCACGAAAAAGGCGGGCATCCTTCCCTATGTCGCACTTGCCGGCGGTCTGGCGATAGTCCTGATCGCGAACTGGATCTTCCAACTGCCGGCCTAACGCCCAAGACGATTCATTTATCGCCGCTCTCCGTGAGGGCGGCGATCCTTGAGGAAGGGTGCGAGCGCTAACTGTGACATAGATCGGCGCGATCAATTTGACGTCGTGCGCAAGCTTTGCGAAATCGCGACCCCATTGATGGCTGCCGGCGCAAGCCTCCATCGCGACCGTGCAGGGTTCGATGGATGGCAAGAATTGCAGCAGCTTGCCACTCGAGACCTTCCGGTGAAAAATCGCCGCGCCATCTGCCTCGCCTGCATGGACCTGGATGGTTCTCTTCGCCAAATCCCCGCCGATTATGCAAATCCCTTCCATGGACGCTTCCCTCACGGCTCCAACGCAACCATTCTGGCACGTCGGATGCCGTCGACTGGGGGCGTCCACCCCATCGCTTACGCAAATAGGACCATCAGCGCAAAAATCCGCTTTGCATAGCGCCCACCCCTACAATTCCTTGCATGCTGAAGCAGCAATTTTTACACGCCTTGTGTGAGGCTTCACGCGGCGTGCGATGGCTCCAAATTTTGGACAATCTTGCTCGCTGCAACAAAATCCACCTTTCCCGAACCCAGCACTGGCACTTTGCCGATTTTGATTTCCGCCGGAACCATCATATCCATCGCTCCCCTGGATTTGGCAAAGGCCGCGAATTCGGCGCGAGTAGCGTTTGGCGCATCTGTCAGCAGCACCAGTCGCTCACCCTTCTTTGCATCCGGAATAGATGAAACGACCGAAAGGGCCCCGGCCCACAACTGGCCGGCAAGCGCCTCGACGGCAGCGAGCGAAATCATCTCGCCGCCGATCTTGGCGAAGCGCTTGGCACGGCCACGGATCCTGACGAAGCCATCATCGTCGATTGTGACAATGTCGCCCGTGTCATGCCAGCCATCAGGGAGCGACTCGATCACGCCAGGGTTCTCAGCGCGGAGATAGCCGGCCATGACATTGGCGCCGCGGATGAAAAGGCGACCACCCTCATCGATACCCGGAACCGGCTCGAGCTTCCACTGCATGCCGGGCATGATCTTGCCGACGGTGCCTGAGCGGTTGAACATTGGCGTATTGAGGGAGATCACGGGTGCCGTCTCAGTAACACCGTAGCCTTCAAGGATACGCAGGCCGAACTTCTCCATATAGGTCTCGCGGGTCGATGGTTTGACGGGCTCGGCACCCGAAAAGATGTATCGGATCGATCGGAAGTCATAAGGATGCGCAGTTCGGGCATAGCCGTTCAGGAAAGTATCGGTCCCGAATATGATGGTCGCGTTGGAAGTGTAGATCAGTTCCGGCACGATGCGGTAGTGAAGTGGCGACGGATAGAAATATACCGGCACGCCCGAGACCAATGGCAGAACGGTTCCCGTCGTCAGACCAAAGGAATGAAACACCGGCAAGATATTGAAGACTTTATCCCCGGAATGGAAGTCGATGCGCGAGGCCGCCTGGGCGGCGTTTGACAAAATATTGCGATGGGTGAGAACAACACCCTTCGGCGTTCCCTCCGAACCGGATGTGAACAGGATCACGGCGGCATCATCGGCCCTGCGCTTGACCAGCGGCGTGTACCTGTTGAGGAAGCCCCGAACTTTGTCCACGACGGTAACTGTCGTGCGCAGTTCGTCGAGCCAGACGATCTTCATCTCTTTTTCGAGCTCGGTGATCACGGGACCAAGCTTGCCCTGCTCGACGAAGGCACGTGAGGAAAGAACCTGCTTTACCTCTGCCGCCCTGCACGCTGACAAGATATTGGCGGCGCCGGCGGTGAAATTCAGCATCGCCGGAACCTTGCCCGCTGACATCACAGCGAGAACGGTCGCAGCAGTGCCATTGGCGTTTGGAAGCAGGACGCCAAGCGTCTGTTCATCGGGGAACAACGCCTTGAACTTGGCACCCAGAACCGAAGCGCCGGTGAGAAGCTTGGCATAGGAGAGCTGGCCGCTAATCGGATCCTCGACTGCAAGTTTTCCCCCACCTCCTTCCAAAGCCGTTTCGATGATACGGTCCAGGACCGTCAGATTGGTGTTCGTCGTACGGAACATCAACATCGACATGACCTGGTACAGGGCCGCGCCTGCGGCGATACGGCGCTTGCGGCCCTTGATGTCTGCGGGAACGTCGAGCTTCACCGGCTCGAGGATCGTCACTTTGACCTTAGGAAAGAGGCGACGGCGAACTTGGCCAGCCGAAAGGCGCGAGAAGTAGCTCTTCTCAAGCCCGTCGATACGGACGGGCACGATCATCGATCCTGTCTTGTCGGCAACCATAGCCGCGCCGTCGTAGACCTTCATCAGCGTCCCGGTCACCGTCAGGCGGCCCTCGGGAAAGATGCCGATCGCATTGCCCTCGTTGACAATCTTGATGAGAGAACGTGTCGCCATCGGCTTCGTCGGATCGAGCGGAAGGAATTTGCACATCTTCAGGAAAGGACGAACCCACCAAGCCTGAGCTATCTTGTAATCGACGGCGAAAACAGGCTCTTCCTCCGTTATTGCAAGCGCCAGAGCTCCATCAAGAAAGCTCACATGATTGAGCGCGATGATCGGTGCCCGACCAGCCTTCTTGATGTTCTCCAAACCTTCCACCTCAAGGCGCAGGAAGGCACGGAACAATATGGAAATGAAATCACGGAACGGATTGGTAGGCAGCGTCTTCAACATCATCCAGGCAACGCCGACATTGATGAGCGAAAGACCTAGAATGATCATCGGAACGGAGACACCGACGGCTTGCAAGATCGCGACCAGCGCAAGCCCGGTTGTGATAAATAACGCGGACAAAACGTTCGCAGCTCCGATCACACGGGCACGGCGGGCTTCGTTTGCCCAGGCCTGCATCGCCGCGAACGTCGGCACGGCCATGAATGCGCCCCCAATGGCCATACCGGCGAGATCGATCGCCACACGCAAGGTGTTTGCGCCGGCAAAGAAGGCGGTGATGGTTTCAGCATGAGAGACGGACTGCAGGCCCCACAGATTCCAAGCGAGATCTATTCCGAAGAGTGCAACTATGACGGTGCCGACTGGCGCCGGCAGCAAGACGACGCGGCCTGCCGACATCCAGCCGGCGATCGCTGAACCGACCGCAATGGAGATCGCGAAAACGGCAAGATAGGCGGGGACGACGATCTCCGAACCACCAAGGATTTCCGTAACCATGAAGGGCAGCATCGACATGACGAATGCGCCCACGAACCAGAACCAGCAATTCATGAGCGCCGAGCGCCAGACTCGCTTGTCTTCGCGCAGTTCATTGACGAGTGTGACGCTCGAGCGGAAGACACTCCTGTCGATAACGAGATCGGGCGCTTTTGAACCGGTCGCAGGGATCATGCGAGCGGCGAACCAGCAAAGCACCGAAAGCCCCATCATCATCGGTCCGAACACCCAGACATTCTCGCCATTCGTGAAGGCAAGCGCTGCAACGATCGTGCCCGTCAAGATGGCGATGAAGGTGCCGCCCTCGATCCAGGCGTTGGCCTTTGGCAAGTCCTTGCGTTCGAGATGATCGGGAAGAATGCCGTACTTTATCGGGCCGAAGAGCGACGAGATAACCCCGAATCCGAAAAGAGCCAGCATAAGGACCCAGATCGACGACAGCGCGATACCAATGACGGAGATCGCCGCGACTGCGATCTCGCAACGCTTGAGGATTTCGGCCATCTGCGCCTTGTCATATTTGTCGGCAAGCTCGCCGCCCAGCGCCGAAAGCAGCAGGAACGGAATGATAAAGATTCCGCCAGCGAGCGTTACGAGCCAAGCCCCCTCGGCAGCCATCTGCGCAAGGATCAGGAAGATTAGCGTCTGCTTCAGGAAATTATCGTTGAAGGCCGAGAGAAACTGCGTCCAGAATAACGGCGCGAACTTCCTCGATGTCATAAGATTGCCGTGCATGGCTGTTTCCCTGTTAGATCGCAAGAGAAAGCCACAGAGTTGTTACGCAAAAGTTGCAGACAGAAACAACTCTGTGGTGTGGTCAAGAAGTCTTAGCTTTCGTTGCCACGATTGAAATTGACGAGGAGCTTTTCAGTCTTGGCGTCCTCGATCTTGCGGATCAACTTCTCCGACTCAGCGTTATCGCGCAGCGTCTTGGTGATGTTCACCGTCGTTTTACCAGCATCAGTATGCCCATGGCGAGATAGCCTTTGCCCCAGAGGTCGAGCGGCATCATGTAAAGGCCGGCTGCAAGCATGAAACCTGCCGTGCCGAAGGAGATGTATGAAAAGCTGACCCAGCTGGAGGAATGCTTCTGAAAACTGTCGTTCATCGTCGTGGTCCTTCTGTTAAGTGAAGTACGTATCAGGCAGCGTTGTTGATACGCGTGCGGAGCCTCGCCAACACATCGTCAGAGGATGACCGCAACGGCGCACCGCAGCCGGCATTGGCAAGCTTCTCGATGATCCCGGCAGAGCGAGGCGCGCTGTCCATCTCCTTAAGCAAGGAGGCAATCGTATCGTTCTGGCTTTGGCGAGCGCGAAGGCGCGCAAGGGTCTCCTCAGCCTCGTCGAGTGCAGCAAGACCAGATCCGGTAGCCGCGAGATCAAGTTTCTGGGCTTGTTCCGTTGCACGGGCCAGCCGCTCGCCGCGCTGCAGATCCTGCAATCGCGCTTCTGCGGTACGGACGATCCCCTTCAGCTTGGCAATCGCCGTTGTGAACTGGGCTTGGGCCTTTTCCGACGCATCCCGCTCGGCTTCTAGATAGGCGATCGCGTCGGCCGCTTCGCGGGCAAGACCCTCGCTGCCTTTTTCCAATGCGACAAGAGTGCGTGTTTCGAGATCAGCGATCCGGGACAGGATCATGGTGTGTTGGCTCTTTTCCTGCTCATTTTGTGCAATTGCCACCGCCACTACGCGGCGGGCAGACTGGATGGCGTGGGCCGCATCGCGAGTTTGCTGACTAAGCAGAGGCATGGCGTTACGGTCGGCAAAAGCACGTTCGGCGTCATGCGCCCTGCCCCGCAGCAGTGTGACAATTAAGTTGAACATTTGGAGTCTCCCATTTATGAACGTTGTTCACGAAGTGGTTTTGCCATAATCGTGAACGTTGTTCAAGCTTTTTTTGAACGACGTTCACTAATCAAATTGGAGTGGTTAATGGCCAGTCGAAGAGAAGAAAAACGCGAGGACCTGAAGGCCCGGTTAATTGACGCCGCACGCAACAGGATAGCCAACGAAGGGCTAGCAAACTTGCGCGCACGCGACGTCACCCAGGAGGCCGGTTGTGCGTTGGGAGGTCTTTATACGGTCTTTGCTGACCTCAATGAGCTCATTATCCAGGTCAACTCCTCAACGCTTAAAGCTCTGGAGGAATCGTTGGCTCTCACCGAAGTCAAAAACCGCACCCCGACCGATCGACTGCGCAATTTGGCACAGGGATATCTTAGGTTTGCGCTTGCCCATCGCAATCTGTGGAAAGCCCTGTTCGATCACTATCCGCCCGAAGGCAGTCCAACGCCCCAGTGGCATCTCGATGAACATCTGTTCCTGATGGACGTGATCGCTGAGCCCCTCGCGGAACTGCAGCCGGACATGCCTGCAGAGGATAGAGCAATTCGTGCTCGCACGTTGTTCGGGGCGGTGCATGGGGTGATCAGCATCAGCCTGGAAGCGCGCTTCGTCGGCTTGCCGTCTGATCGGCTAGGACGCGAACTCGATGAATTCGTCCTGACCATTGCGGCTGGGGCGGTCGCAGGACGGGCGCCGCGGGCCTGACGGGAATGTTGGTTTTGAAACCGCTGCGTAATTGTTCCAACCAGGTCAGATGTCTCGCTCGGTGAAGCGCAATCATGTGGAATTCCATTCGAAATTCACCCCGTCTGCCATTTGGCGGTGTACCCCATGATTGGTCCGGAACGGAAAAGCGTTTCAGATCACAGCGGAACTCAACACGCTGACATGCGCGAGCGTCCGGTCGGAGATTAAAACAACACGCGAATGTGGGGCAGCGCGGGCTGCCCACCCGGTTTGATTGACGATGTTTAAGACGGCGAGATTTTTTCGGGCAGCGCTACCACCGGCCGTCGATACCACACTCAAACCGAACAGTCATCCTTCCGCCTGAGAATCACGCCATCAAGCGGTAGTTGTGAATAGGCGTCGTGCAATGCCCCCGTCACCTCAGCAAAACCAATTGTTTCATATTCGAACCGGCGCCGGGACCCCATGCCGATTCACAAACAGTGAAACATTGCTCCCGCCCGGCTGCACGCCTGCTAGCTCTTTACCGACCCAGCTGCCATGCCCGCAAGGAAGTAGCGCTGGGCGATCAGATACAGGAGCAAAAGCGGGAGCGATCCTAGCACGCTCATCGCCATCATCTCGTTCCATTCGAAGGCATGCTGGCCCATAAGCAACTCGATCCCAATGGGAACAGTCCGCATATCCATCGACTTCGTCAAAGTCAGAGCAAAGAGGAATTCGTTCCATGCCAACAGAAACGTATAGACCGCGGTCGCGACGATGCCAGGCACTGACAGTGGGATGATCACTCGCCACAGCGCCGTCCAACTTGACCCGCCATCGACAAGCACAGCCTCATCAAGCTCCCTTGGCAGGGTATTGAGATAGCCGGTCATCAGAAGGATCGCATAAGGCAGGGTGAAGACCATGTACGTCAAAATCAGCGCAAAATAGGTATTGAAAATGCCGAAGGCGACCACCATCCCGAAATACGGGATCAAAAGCGTGATCGGCGGGACGGTCTGCGTGCTGATGATGAACACGTTCAGCGTATTTTTGAACCGAAAGGAATACCGGCTGAAGCCATAGGCCGTCAGAATGGCGATCAGCAACGTCAGGAGTGTTACCACTCCCGCGACGAGATAGCTGTTGAGGAAGAAACGAATCTTCGCTGGGTCGTTGAAGATCGACAGGTAGGCGACGTTCGTGAAATGGTCGGGAAGCAGCCGCGGCGGCAGGGCAAAGATCTCGGTGTTTGACTTCAAAGAAGTGAAAAACATCCACAGTATCGGAAAGCCCGCGAAGACCAGACCAACCGCGAGCCCGAGATATGTCAGCAGGGTCGGTAATATGGTGCGACTGAGAGAACGCTTTGCCATTGCCGGTCACCTGGCCTTCTGATGTTTGATGTAGAAGTATGTGGCGCCCATCGAGATGATCAGAATGAAGATTGCGCTCGCCGACGCGCGGGAGAATTCGTAACTCGAAAACGCAAGTTTGTAGGTGTAGGTGCTAAGCACCTCGGTCGCGTAGATCGGACCGCCTCCCGTCGTCATCCATACGAGGGGAAAGACCTGCATTGTCCAGATGAAATCCAGCAAGGCAATGCTGATGATAATCGGCATCAGTTGCGGGATCGTGATGTAGCGGAATTTCTGGAACTCGTTAGCACCATCAATGCCGGCGGCCTCGTAGAGATCCTTGGGGATGCCCTGAAGACCAGCGAGAAGGCTCACCATATAGAGCGGATATCCCGCCCAGATATTCGCAAAGGTCAAGGCGTGCAGCGCGGTTTTCGTCGAAGAGAACCACTCGACCTTGAAGTTAATGATATGCAGCGTCATCAGTATGCTGTTGATGACCCCATTGGGATCCAGGAGCAGTCGCCAGATGATGGCGATGATCACCGCAGTGAATAGCCACGGCATAATGTAGAGAACCCGCAGGATGCTTCTGATCAACGGATCGACACGCTGGCTGTTTAGCAAAAGGGCGAAGGCCAAACCGATCAGAAGATGGAAGATGACGCTCATCACCGTGAAGTAGAGTGTCTGCCCGACCGACTGCCAGAAAACCGGATCTTTGAAGATCGTCACATAGTTCTGCAAGCCGACGAAAGCCGCGTCCTTTTTCGTGATCGCGCCGTCCATCAGCGAATAGCGCAGGACGGTGATCATGGGAAACAGCATCAGAAGGCAGAACAGAAACGTCGCCGGGGCAACATAGAAGAAGGGAACAAGCCTCTTTCTCGTTTTGTAAGACAGCATGCCACGCTTGCGCGTTTTGGCTGGCGTCCGGATCATAGTTTCTGTGGCGAGGCTCATGAGATGTGATTTCCGCCTATCGTAAAACGCATCAATTCGTCCTGATGCATCGGCAGCGCGATAAACTCTGTCACGCTGCCGAAATTGTCGGTGGCGTCCTTACTTGTCGAACTCGACCAACCACTGCTTTTGCGTGTTGGCGGCCGCCTCCTTCGCGGTTTGCTGACCGTCGAACATTTTTTGAACTTCAACGTTCATCTGCCGCATGAGATCTTCGGCCACCGGCAGTCCGACGAATTCGTTGGCCAGCTTCCCACTTTGAAATATCTTGAAGGCTTCTTCAAACAGCGGGTCCGATTTCGAGAAATCGGGTTTGGCGTGGATATTTCCCGGGAAGGCATTGGCGACCGACACGAGACGGCTGTTCACTTCGGGGCTCATCAAATATTCAACGAGCTTCCAGGCTTCTGCCTTGTGTTCGCTTTTGTCGCTGATGCCGATACCCCAGGAAGCATACGGCAGTCCGCGTTTGCCGGTATAACCGTCGACAGCTGGAAGGGCGGAGATGCCGAACTTGAGATTGGGGTTTCGCTGGCGGATGAGATTGATGTGAGCGAGTGAATCGATCATCATACCCACGCGGCCATTGACGAATTCTTCGACCTTGTCCTGTTCCTTCTTGGCAAAAATACCAGGCGCGATGACGCCGGCGTCCTGCAGCGACTTGATATATTCAAGTGTCCCGACCACGGAGGCGTTTTCCAGATCGGGCTTGCCATCCTTCAGCATGGATGCTCCGGATGCCCAGACCCAGGACATCACGTCATTCTGGATGCCGCCGGGATTTTGCAACGAAAGCGGTAGCACCCAACCGTATTGGTTCTTGTCCGCATTGGTCATCTTCTTCGCCGCATCGGCGAATTCTGTGCGGTTCGTCGGCGCCTTCTCGAGGCCGGCGGCCTTTGCCAGATCGAGATTGACGAAGACCGGGTAGACGAACGAGGCAAGCGGGAACATGACGCTTTGCCCGTTGACCTTGATAATGTCGGCGATCTGGCTCTGATCATATTTGGCGTCAGCCATCAGGCTGTCCATCGAAGCGATTGCGCCCTGCTTTGCCAAGCCGTTGACCCATGCTCCGTCGAGGCCAACGACATCGCTGAGTGTCCCCGACGCGGCACCAACGACGATCTGATCATGGGTGGCGGAATAGGGGCCGCTGACGAGCGTCACTTTAATGCCGGGGTTTGCGGCCTCGAAATCGTCCATGATGCTGCGCAGAGCACCGGCGGGCATTTCGGGCTCCCACCATTGAATGAACTCTAGATTGGTCTGAGCAAAGGCGCAGGTGGCGCATAATGCCCAGACCGCCACAGCGGACTGAGCCGCCATGATATATCTTCTGACGTTCATGTTTCCCTCCCATAGAAACGATATTTTGCCCGATCCTCCCGATCGAGACCAAAGTAGGTTCCTTTCGGGGTCTAGCTGTCAATGAAGAACTGTCATCGGAAAAAGCTGGCGGGCCCCAGGGAGGAACAAAAAGCCAGCAAGGCATTGAATACTCTAGGCTTTGTCCATGGAACCCGAGACGCTTTTTTTCTAACCTACACCTTCCTCGTGTCGCATTATTTCTTTACTTTCGTAAACAAATGAAAGCCACCCCGCCCAAAGGAAAACAAATGAAAGGCTCGTTGATCGAAGAAAAGCGGGGTTCAGCGGGACCGTGCGCGCCATAGACCTCGCAAAAATGCCTTCGACCAGCTGATTGCGATCAGATGCGCTCGGGTTACCATCGAGCAGTACAGAAGGACCCGACCTCCGGCTGCAAAGTCACAGGGTTCCAAGACGGCGTGAAATCTTGGGCTCTCTATACGGGACACGCCAAGCCGCTGAGCGAAGAGCGAAGAGCGAAGAGCGAAGAGCGAAGAGCTTGGCGGCAACAGTTGTGAGCATCAAAGCAAGCATGCGGTCTTGCGGCTCCCACCAATCAGGTCCGCTATCGCGGATCATGCTTAGATTGCCAAATGCGTTTGTGGGTCGAAGAAGTGTAACTTGGCCGCATCGATCGCCAGATCAATCATTGCGCCCGGCTGGACCGAGCTGACCGCTTCGAATTTCGCTACGGCGTTTGCTGCACCGCTTAAGTCCTCGACGGCATCGGGGTCGCCGGAGTCGATACGCACCGCTTCGATATTCAAATGAACGATCAGTTCGGA
It encodes:
- a CDS encoding APC family permease is translated as MTDVVDAGISAGTEGKLIRALDWKGAFWVAAGVPPLVLFSIGGIAGTTGKLAFVVWIISMIMGFLQSFTYAEIAGMFGNKSGGASVYGATAWLRYSKFIAPLSVWCNWFAWSPVLSLGCAIAAGYILNAFFPIPAADSQAALDWIAAHAASITADSPRVAEYITAHAGTTPDDAIKALLSTDAVAALTPAVRNWSLASFGIPFLATANINATFFIGGILMLIIFAIQHRGISETASVQKWLAIIVLVPLLLIGIYPILSGQIVAANVTGLLPPTAAYSDVDGTWSIGGWTLFLGGLYIAAWSTYGFETAVCYTRELKNPKTDTFKAIFYSGLACCLFFFLVPFAFQGVLGHAGMLAPGIIDGTGVAEALGGLIGAGRIITQLLVVLMIMALFLAIMTAMAGSSRTLYQGAKDGWLPKYLDHVNENGAPTRAMWTDFAFNLFLLAIASDVGGYFFVLAVSNVGYIIFNFLNLNSGWIHRMDSGHIERPWKAPSWLIGLNTVLAFVNALFLGAGAKVWGYANALWVGFAFAAVILPVFAYRHYVRDGGKFPAGAMDDLGLTGQDLGTKKAGILPYVALAGGLAIVLIANWIFQLPA
- a CDS encoding acyl-[ACP]--phospholipid O-acyltransferase, yielding MHGNLMTSRKFAPLFWTQFLSAFNDNFLKQTLIFLILAQMAAEGAWLVTLAGGIFIIPFLLLSALGGELADKYDKAQMAEILKRCEIAVAAISVIGIALSSIWVLMLALFGFGVISSLFGPIKYGILPDHLERKDLPKANAWIEGGTFIAILTGTIVAALAFTNGENVWVFGPMMMGLSVLCWFAARMIPATGSKAPDLVIDRSVFRSSVTLVNELREDKRVWRSALMNCWFWFVGAFVMSMLPFMVTEILGGSEIVVPAYLAVFAISIAVGSAIAGWMSAGRVVLLPAPVGTVIVALFGIDLAWNLWGLQSVSHAETITAFFAGANTLRVAIDLAGMAIGGAFMAVPTFAAMQAWANEARRARVIGAANVLSALFITTGLALVAILQAVGVSVPMIILGLSLINVGVAWMMLKTLPTNPFRDFISILFRAFLRLEVEGLENIKKAGRAPIIALNHVSFLDGALALAITEEEPVFAVDYKIAQAWWVRPFLKMCKFLPLDPTKPMATRSLIKIVNEGNAIGIFPEGRLTVTGTLMKVYDGAAMVADKTGSMIVPVRIDGLEKSYFSRLSAGQVRRRLFPKVKVTILEPVKLDVPADIKGRKRRIAAGAALYQVMSMLMFRTTNTNLTVLDRIIETALEGGGGKLAVEDPISGQLSYAKLLTGASVLGAKFKALFPDEQTLGVLLPNANGTAATVLAVMSAGKVPAMLNFTAGAANILSACRAAEVKQVLSSRAFVEQGKLGPVITELEKEMKIVWLDELRTTVTVVDKVRGFLNRYTPLVKRRADDAAVILFTSGSEGTPKGVVLTHRNILSNAAQAASRIDFHSGDKVFNILPVFHSFGLTTGTVLPLVSGVPVYFYPSPLHYRIVPELIYTSNATIIFGTDTFLNGYARTAHPYDFRSIRYIFSGAEPVKPSTRETYMEKFGLRILEGYGVTETAPVISLNTPMFNRSGTVGKIMPGMQWKLEPVPGIDEGGRLFIRGANVMAGYLRAENPGVIESLPDGWHDTGDIVTIDDDGFVRIRGRAKRFAKIGGEMISLAAVEALAGQLWAGALSVVSSIPDAKKGERLVLLTDAPNATRAEFAAFAKSRGAMDMMVPAEIKIGKVPVLGSGKVDFVAASKIVQNLEPSHAA
- a CDS encoding PspA/IM30 family protein, whose product is MFNLIVTLLRGRAHDAERAFADRNAMPLLSQQTRDAAHAIQSARRVVAVAIAQNEQEKSQHTMILSRIADLETRTLVALEKGSEGLAREAADAIAYLEAERDASEKAQAQFTTAIAKLKGIVRTAEARLQDLQRGERLARATEQAQKLDLAATGSGLAALDEAEETLARLRARQSQNDTIASLLKEMDSAPRSAGIIEKLANAGCGAPLRSSSDDVLARLRTRINNAA
- a CDS encoding TetR/AcrR family transcriptional regulator; the encoded protein is MASRREEKREDLKARLIDAARNRIANEGLANLRARDVTQEAGCALGGLYTVFADLNELIIQVNSSTLKALEESLALTEVKNRTPTDRLRNLAQGYLRFALAHRNLWKALFDHYPPEGSPTPQWHLDEHLFLMDVIAEPLAELQPDMPAEDRAIRARTLFGAVHGVISISLEARFVGLPSDRLGRELDEFVLTIAAGAVAGRAPRA
- a CDS encoding carbohydrate ABC transporter permease, with the translated sequence MAKRSLSRTILPTLLTYLGLAVGLVFAGFPILWMFFTSLKSNTEIFALPPRLLPDHFTNVAYLSIFNDPAKIRFFLNSYLVAGVVTLLTLLIAILTAYGFSRYSFRFKNTLNVFIISTQTVPPITLLIPYFGMVVAFGIFNTYFALILTYMVFTLPYAILLMTGYLNTLPRELDEAVLVDGGSSWTALWRVIIPLSVPGIVATAVYTFLLAWNEFLFALTLTKSMDMRTVPIGIELLMGQHAFEWNEMMAMSVLGSLPLLLLYLIAQRYFLAGMAAGSVKS
- a CDS encoding sugar ABC transporter permease; translated protein: MSLATETMIRTPAKTRKRGMLSYKTRKRLVPFFYVAPATFLFCLLMLFPMITVLRYSLMDGAITKKDAAFVGLQNYVTIFKDPVFWQSVGQTLYFTVMSVIFHLLIGLAFALLLNSQRVDPLIRSILRVLYIMPWLFTAVIIAIIWRLLLDPNGVINSILMTLHIINFKVEWFSSTKTALHALTFANIWAGYPLYMVSLLAGLQGIPKDLYEAAGIDGANEFQKFRYITIPQLMPIIISIALLDFIWTMQVFPLVWMTTGGGPIYATEVLSTYTYKLAFSSYEFSRASASAIFILIISMGATYFYIKHQKAR
- a CDS encoding sugar ABC transporter substrate-binding protein, producing MNVRRYIMAAQSAVAVWALCATCAFAQTNLEFIQWWEPEMPAGALRSIMDDFEAANPGIKVTLVSGPYSATHDQIVVGAASGTLSDVVGLDGAWVNGLAKQGAIASMDSLMADAKYDQSQIADIIKVNGQSVMFPLASFVYPVFVNLDLAKAAGLEKAPTNRTEFADAAKKMTNADKNQYGWVLPLSLQNPGGIQNDVMSWVWASGASMLKDGKPDLENASVVGTLEYIKSLQDAGVIAPGIFAKKEQDKVEEFVNGRVGMMIDSLAHINLIRQRNPNLKFGISALPAVDGYTGKRGLPYASWGIGISDKSEHKAEAWKLVEYLMSPEVNSRLVSVANAFPGNIHAKPDFSKSDPLFEEAFKIFQSGKLANEFVGLPVAEDLMRQMNVEVQKMFDGQQTAKEAAANTQKQWLVEFDK